From a single Deltaproteobacteria bacterium genomic region:
- a CDS encoding tetratricopeptide repeat protein: MRKYRQRTARILSAVLACGLLALGLSSFARDLNDLLFEGVDFDYRGEVEKATASFEQALAVDPKNEYALTKLGILYFKQKMIEKSMDAFTKAVDVDPRNVEAQIWVGILHMKNDELEKAHQAFEGVIRIDPNNAAAYYYLGTLYNFRRNRVKAIELLKKSSDADSMEPDTHFRLAQAFDLAGMVHNALLEYERALDLNPRHTKALNAMGWIHYNQGEVAKAIELWKRSLSENAADRDAALNLAKAYNSLAKQELDAGRKDAARTYWQKTLEVDEGNKAAKYYLKRYN, encoded by the coding sequence GTGCGTAAGTATCGCCAAAGAACTGCTCGTATCTTGAGTGCGGTTCTCGCCTGCGGTCTTTTGGCGCTAGGGCTTTCCTCCTTCGCTCGGGATCTCAACGACCTCCTGTTCGAGGGAGTGGATTTTGACTACCGGGGGGAAGTGGAAAAAGCCACGGCCAGCTTCGAGCAAGCTCTTGCCGTGGATCCCAAGAACGAATACGCGCTGACCAAACTGGGCATACTTTACTTCAAGCAGAAGATGATCGAGAAATCGATGGACGCTTTCACTAAAGCGGTTGACGTGGACCCGAGGAATGTGGAGGCCCAAATCTGGGTCGGCATTCTTCACATGAAAAACGATGAGCTGGAGAAAGCCCATCAAGCGTTCGAGGGAGTCATTCGCATCGATCCGAACAACGCTGCGGCGTATTACTATCTCGGAACCCTCTATAACTTTCGGCGGAACCGGGTTAAGGCTATAGAATTATTAAAAAAATCCAGCGATGCCGACTCGATGGAGCCGGACACGCATTTCCGGCTGGCTCAAGCGTTCGATCTCGCGGGCATGGTCCATAACGCCCTGTTGGAGTATGAGCGTGCGTTGGATCTGAACCCGCGGCATACGAAAGCATTGAACGCCATGGGATGGATTCACTATAATCAAGGAGAGGTGGCGAAAGCCATCGAACTCTGGAAGAGGTCACTGTCCGAGAATGCCGCGGACCGGGATGCGGCGCTGAATCTGGCCAAGGCCTATAACTCTCTGGCCAAACAGGAACTGGATGCGGGCCGCAAGGACGCTGCGCGGACCTACTGGCAGAAGACCCTTGAGGTCGATGAAGGAAATAAAGCGGCAAAATACTATTTGAAGCGATACAATTAA